The DNA region AAACCTGTGGATGCCGCAAGTCGGCACGACATCACATCGGGGCTGACCTGCGAAGACGTCAACTTTAGCCTGTGCATAAGAAATACTTCACAGCCCGGACAGGCATGTGCCACGAAATGCCACCCTGAGAGTCGGTCAGCAGTCGGGCAGATAGCTCAGATTGACTATGAGTCGATGGCCCAGCCGGGGGCCCGCATGTAGCGCTGCGGGCGGTGGAGCGGTTTTGGCCGGTGTCCTGCCTGGTTTGGGGTCGAGCATGATCGGGGGACCGTAAGCTGTTGCGACTCGGTCAGGGCTCCTTGGGCCTGACCGCAATTTGGCCGAGTGGCCCCCCGTTCTTGCTCGACTCGGGTCCCGAGCCTGGGAGGTGGGTAAAACCGTGGAGCCGCCCGTCCCCAGCCCCGGCAGGCTCTAACCCCGGCATCCCTCCCAGCCGCACGCTCGCGTGCGCGGCCGCCGCCGGAGCGGGGCGAAGACAGGGGCACGCAGGTGGACGTCCGGCCGATCGGGGCCTTCGCCGCCGGGGAGATCACGGAACGGGCTGTGGCCTCGTACGTCGCCAAGTACGCCACCAAGTCGGCCGAGACCACCGAGACCGTGGACCGCCGGATCCTGGAGCGTCACGAACTCGACCGGCACGACCTGCCCGCCCACACCCGACGCCTGATCGAAGCCTGCTGGGACCTCGACGGGCACTACCCCGGCCGCCTGCTCGCGCACTGGTCCCACATGCTCGGCTTCCGCGGCCACTTCTCCAGCAAGTCCCCCACCTACTCGACCACGCTCGGCGCCCTCCGACAGGTCCGCGCCGACTACCGCGCCGACCAAGCCCGCACCGAACTTCGGGAACGGCTCCTCACCGCCGGGCTCCCGGACCTGGATGACCTGCCCGACACCGAGACCATGGTCGTCGCCCACTGGTCCTTCGCCGGCGCCGGCAACTCCCCGGGTGAGTCCATGCTCGCCGCGTCGATCGCCCGGGACCTGCGCGAACGCCACAACACCGACCGACAGGAGATACGCGCACAACTCGCGCGAGAAGAGGGGGAAGCAGCATGGACCGCCTGCTGACAATCAAGGAGGTGGCCGAGCGCCGCGGCACCTGGGAGAGCAGCGGGGAGCGCTTCCCCCGCCGACTGGTCGCGGAGCGCCGTATCGCCTTCGTCAAGGTCGGTCGTCACGTCCGCATCACCGAATCGGCCCTCGTCGACTACGTGGCCGCCAACACTGCTCAGCCTCGGTCCCGCCGACTGCGGTCGGTGGCATAAGTGGCAAGCAAGCGACGGCAGTTCGGCCGTATCCGCAAGCTCCCTTCCGGCCGCTACCAGGCTCGATACCTCGGCCCGGACGGCCTCCTTCGGCCCCCGCCGGAGACCTTCGAGACCAAGACCGACGCGGACGACTGGCTGGCCGAGATGCAGACCACGATCCGCAAGAAGGACTGGCGCGGCCCTGACGCCGGGGCGGTCAACTTCGCCAAGTACGCCGATGCTTGGATCACAGAACGTGGGGTGATGCCGACCACCCTGGAGCTGTACCGCCGGCTGCTGCGACTGCACCTCGAACCGACTTGCGGGGACCTCGACCTGGACGAGATCACGCCGCCGCTGATCCGCGCGTGGCGGGCCGAACTCCGGGCCACCGGCAAGCACACCACTGCCGCGAAGGCATACCGCCTGATGAAGTCCATCATGGCCACCGCGACCGATGACGAGTTGATCCGCCGGAACCCGTGCCGGATCAAGGGTGCGGGCAAGGAGTCGGCGGAGGAGCGCGGAGTCGCCAGCATCGAGAAGGTCTACGAACTGGCTGAGCTCGTGGGGCTGCGCTGGCGCGCCATGGTCGTGCTCGCCGCCTTCACGACGCTTCGCCCTGAGGAGCTGGCCGAGCTGCGCCGCAAAGACATCGACCCCGTGTCCGGTACGGTCCGCGTCCGGCTCGCGGCCCCTGAACTCAACACCGGCCGGCGGGCGCTCGGGGACACAAAGTCCGACGCGGGCAAACGGGTCGTGACCATCCCGGCCGCGGTCCTGCCGGATGTCCGGCTGCACCTGGAGCTGTTCGCCGAAAGGGGGGATGAGGGCCTGCTGTTCGTC from Kitasatospora sp. NBC_00458 includes:
- a CDS encoding excisionase family DNA-binding protein, with product MDRLLTIKEVAERRGTWESSGERFPRRLVAERRIAFVKVGRHVRITESALVDYVAANTAQPRSRRLRSVA
- a CDS encoding tyrosine-type recombinase/integrase, with the protein product MASKRRQFGRIRKLPSGRYQARYLGPDGLLRPPPETFETKTDADDWLAEMQTTIRKKDWRGPDAGAVNFAKYADAWITERGVMPTTLELYRRLLRLHLEPTCGDLDLDEITPPLIRAWRAELRATGKHTTAAKAYRLMKSIMATATDDELIRRNPCRIKGAGKESAEERGVASIEKVYELAELVGLRWRAMVVLAAFTTLRPEELAELRRKDIDPVSGTVRVRLAAPELNTGRRALGDTKSDAGKRVVTIPAAVLPDVRLHLELFAERGDEGLLFVGEKGAPFRRTTFGRIWRKARAKAGMPGFRFYDLRHTGNNLAAATGASLKELMARMGHASVRAALIYQHATGERDQKIADGMDAAINDALGRGTPPSEES